A genome region from Nocardiopsis exhalans includes the following:
- the mnhG gene encoding monovalent cation/H(+) antiporter subunit G, producing MHEQLVIVLDWVAILCILAGAMLSFVAAVGLIRFPDLLSRMHTAAKPQVLGMLLVLLGIGLRIMPVEETGVFDFGTLILVGLFQVITVPVAGHIAARVGYRTGRIRHDLVVTDELEERLEATRRAEAARRSGEGGS from the coding sequence ATGCATGAGCAGCTCGTCATCGTGCTGGACTGGGTCGCGATCCTGTGCATCCTGGCCGGTGCGATGTTGTCGTTCGTCGCCGCGGTGGGCCTGATCCGTTTCCCCGACCTGCTCTCCCGCATGCACACGGCGGCCAAGCCGCAGGTACTGGGCATGCTGCTGGTACTGCTCGGTATCGGTCTGCGCATCATGCCGGTGGAGGAGACCGGGGTGTTCGACTTCGGCACGCTGATCCTGGTCGGGCTCTTCCAGGTCATCACCGTCCCCGTGGCCGGCCACATCGCGGCCCGGGTGGGGTACCGGACCGGCCGGATCCGCCACGACCTGGTGGTCACCGACGAACTGGAGGAGCGCCTGGAGGCCACCCGCCGCGCCGAAGCGGCCAGGAGGAGCGGCGAGGGCGGCTCCTAG
- a CDS encoding monovalent cation/H+ antiporter complex subunit F codes for MSALWTVIAVLLGVASLLGTARLLLGPSILDRALSVDVLLASALTGLGAYAAFNRDPTILPTLLVLSLLGFVGSISISKFVARRPEEHVRPEETIHPATREQGEDHA; via the coding sequence GTGAGCGCGCTGTGGACCGTCATCGCCGTCCTGCTGGGTGTGGCCTCGCTACTCGGTACCGCCCGCCTCCTGCTGGGGCCGAGCATCCTGGACCGGGCCCTGTCCGTCGACGTCCTACTGGCCTCGGCACTGACCGGGCTGGGCGCCTACGCGGCCTTCAACCGCGACCCCACCATCCTGCCCACGCTCCTGGTCCTGTCACTGCTGGGATTCGTGGGGTCGATCAGCATCTCGAAGTTCGTCGCCCGACGCCCCGAGGAGCACGTCAGGCCCGAGGAGACCATTCACCCGGCCACCAGGGAACAGGGAGAAGACCATGCATGA
- a CDS encoding Na+/H+ antiporter subunit E, with protein sequence MNDLRARKVRGLNAARRRLGKVQIPVALGMTVVWMLLFKGFEPRPESLGIAVLGFLVSAVIMMVFPMPPISPGFRFWPVQCVRLFFHVLWKMVVASSQVTLQVFRPGPPVRSSVVAVQLRTDSDLMLVCTAITTSVIPGSVIVEVAQPEHTLYVHVLGAESEAEVRKAKQIILTLEERIVRAVGTRENIAALEAATPAGKENA encoded by the coding sequence ATGAACGACCTGAGGGCCAGGAAGGTGCGGGGGCTCAACGCGGCCCGGCGCCGCCTCGGCAAAGTACAGATCCCGGTCGCCCTGGGGATGACCGTGGTGTGGATGCTGCTCTTCAAGGGCTTCGAGCCCCGACCGGAGTCCCTGGGGATCGCGGTTCTGGGCTTCCTGGTGTCCGCGGTGATCATGATGGTGTTCCCGATGCCCCCGATCTCCCCGGGGTTCCGTTTCTGGCCGGTGCAGTGCGTCCGCCTCTTCTTCCACGTCCTGTGGAAGATGGTGGTCGCCAGCTCCCAGGTCACACTCCAGGTGTTCCGCCCCGGTCCGCCGGTACGCAGCTCGGTGGTGGCCGTCCAGCTGCGCACGGACTCGGATCTGATGCTGGTGTGCACCGCGATCACCACATCGGTGATCCCCGGCAGTGTGATCGTCGAGGTGGCACAGCCCGAGCACACCCTGTACGTGCACGTCCTGGGCGCTGAGAGCGAGGCCGAGGTGCGCAAGGCCAAGCAGATCATCCTCACCCTGGAGGAGCGGATCGTCCGGGCCGTGGGCACCCGCGAGAACATCGCCGCCCTGGAGGCCGCGACGCCGGCCGGAAAGGAGAACGCGTGA
- a CDS encoding DUF779 domain-containing protein: MDGRGSDGSHGGEATVERVALTEKAAALLRELTADHGPLMFHQSGGCCDGSSPMCYPLGEFRTGAADVHLGDLDAGLPEPVPVWMSRSQFELWSHTHLTIDVVPGRGSGFSVEAPTGNRFLIRSRLMTDEEAERLE; this comes from the coding sequence ATGGACGGCCGCGGTTCGGACGGCTCGCACGGCGGCGAGGCGACGGTGGAGCGGGTCGCGCTCACGGAGAAGGCGGCGGCCCTGCTCAGGGAGCTCACCGCCGACCACGGCCCGCTGATGTTCCACCAGTCCGGCGGCTGCTGCGACGGCAGCTCACCGATGTGCTACCCGCTGGGCGAGTTCCGGACCGGTGCCGCCGACGTGCACCTGGGCGACCTGGACGCGGGACTCCCCGAACCGGTGCCGGTGTGGATGTCGCGGTCGCAGTTCGAGCTGTGGAGTCACACCCACCTGACCATCGACGTCGTCCCGGGACGGGGGTCGGGCTTCTCCGTGGAGGCCCCGACCGGCAACCGCTTCCTGATCAGGTCACGGCTGATGACCGACGAGGAGGCGGAGCGCTTGGAGTGA
- a CDS encoding Na(+)/H(+) antiporter subunit C, translating into MNDSPSLTLVIVIGVLVAVGVVLLLERSLTRVLLGFIVMSNGVNLMIMAMAGQPGGPPILWFNDADEMSDPLPQFMVLTAIVITLGITAFLLALAYRSWQLEGNDEVQDDAEDLRIAQGEGRRAVRQRFLKERRRLRADIRRQRAELQATIAAADAQELAEQARIKAEIAAAQAELARFEVAAEDGRSDEQSEETVRQLTDRQQSMVNQVTELRGRIRLGRKRLREHRRADRAAERELWRELRRRIRSQRRQARQTMRAERERLARAEDSELQGND; encoded by the coding sequence GTGAACGATTCACCAAGTCTGACCCTCGTCATCGTCATCGGAGTGCTGGTCGCCGTCGGTGTGGTGCTGCTGCTGGAGCGCAGCCTGACCCGCGTGCTGCTGGGGTTCATCGTGATGAGCAACGGCGTCAACCTGATGATCATGGCCATGGCCGGGCAGCCCGGCGGGCCCCCGATCCTGTGGTTCAACGACGCGGACGAGATGTCCGATCCCCTGCCGCAGTTCATGGTCCTGACCGCGATCGTCATCACCCTGGGCATCACGGCGTTCCTTCTGGCGCTCGCCTACCGGAGCTGGCAGCTGGAGGGCAACGACGAGGTCCAGGACGACGCCGAGGACCTGCGCATCGCCCAGGGCGAGGGCCGCCGCGCGGTGCGACAGCGCTTCCTCAAGGAACGCCGCAGGCTGAGGGCGGACATCCGCCGTCAGCGGGCCGAGCTCCAGGCCACCATCGCCGCCGCAGACGCCCAGGAACTGGCCGAACAGGCCCGTATCAAGGCCGAGATCGCGGCGGCCCAGGCCGAACTGGCCAGATTCGAGGTCGCTGCCGAGGACGGCCGGTCCGACGAACAGTCCGAGGAGACCGTGCGCCAGCTGACCGACCGCCAGCAGAGCATGGTCAACCAAGTCACAGAGCTGAGAGGGCGCATCCGGCTGGGCCGTAAACGACTGCGCGAGCACCGCAGGGCCGACCGCGCCGCCGAACGCGAGCTGTGGCGTGAACTCCGCCGCCGCATCCGCTCCCAGCGGCGACAGGCCCGCCAGACCATGCGGGCGGAGCGGGAGCGCCTGGCACGCGCAGAGGACAGCGAACTGCAAGGGAACGACTGA
- a CDS encoding Na+/H+ antiporter subunit D: MGWDYFNGILHYLIPLPVVLPLFAAGVKLAMGIRWPRVQQWLSVISLALVLVIGAALMVGADMFGPQVVHVGGWQAPVGVNLVADRLSALMVTVSAAITLAVLVYSIGQGMAGKAEVAPLSVYQPTYLILVAGVSNAFLAGDLFNLYVGFEILLTASYVLLTLGGTQSRMRAGAIYVVVSLVSSVLFLIAIALVFGATGTINMAQLGERLPGISPDLALVLQVILLLAFGIKAAVFPLAAWLPDSYPTAPAPVTAVFAGLLTKVGVYAIIRTQTLLFPGTQLNNVLMWVALATMVMGILGAVAQTDIKRLLSFTLVSHIGYMVFGVALGTEQGMAGAVFYIAHHITVQTTLFLVTGLIERRGGSTSLDRLGGLAKIAPLLAILFFIPAMNLGGIPPLSGFLGKIGLLQAGVEVGTPLAYTLVGASVMTSLLTLYVIARVWSYAFWRTPAEGMVAEPGTVLDDSEADDSSTAALGPSEEAVGPSSRLSDTTTVIAPVVTSVVLPKSMVGATIALVGFGLAMTVFAGPLIGYSSEAAVELQAQWPYIEAVLGGSR; this comes from the coding sequence ATGGGATGGGACTACTTCAACGGCATCCTCCACTACCTCATCCCCCTGCCGGTGGTGCTGCCGCTCTTCGCGGCCGGGGTCAAACTCGCCATGGGCATCCGCTGGCCGCGGGTCCAGCAGTGGCTGAGCGTGATCTCCCTGGCGCTGGTGCTGGTGATCGGTGCCGCGCTGATGGTGGGCGCCGACATGTTCGGACCCCAGGTCGTGCACGTGGGCGGCTGGCAGGCACCGGTAGGTGTCAACCTGGTGGCCGACCGGCTGTCCGCGCTGATGGTGACGGTCTCGGCCGCGATCACGCTCGCCGTTCTGGTCTACTCGATCGGCCAGGGGATGGCGGGCAAGGCCGAGGTCGCACCGCTGTCGGTCTACCAGCCCACCTATCTGATCCTGGTGGCCGGTGTCTCGAACGCCTTTCTGGCCGGTGACCTCTTCAACCTGTACGTGGGCTTCGAGATCCTGCTGACCGCGAGCTACGTACTGCTGACCCTCGGCGGCACCCAGTCGCGGATGCGGGCGGGCGCCATCTACGTGGTGGTCTCGCTGGTCTCCTCGGTGCTGTTCCTGATCGCCATCGCCCTGGTCTTCGGTGCCACGGGCACGATCAACATGGCGCAGCTCGGCGAGCGCCTGCCCGGGATCTCGCCGGACCTGGCCCTGGTCCTGCAGGTGATCCTGCTCCTCGCGTTCGGTATCAAGGCCGCCGTGTTCCCGTTGGCCGCCTGGCTACCGGACTCCTACCCCACCGCGCCCGCACCGGTCACCGCGGTGTTCGCCGGGTTGCTGACCAAGGTCGGCGTGTACGCGATCATCCGCACCCAGACCCTCCTCTTTCCGGGAACCCAGCTCAACAACGTGCTGATGTGGGTGGCCCTGGCGACCATGGTGATGGGCATCCTGGGTGCCGTGGCGCAGACAGACATCAAACGTCTGCTGTCGTTCACACTGGTCAGCCACATCGGTTACATGGTGTTCGGCGTGGCGTTGGGCACCGAGCAGGGCATGGCGGGAGCGGTGTTCTACATCGCCCACCACATCACGGTTCAGACCACACTGTTCCTCGTCACCGGTCTGATCGAACGCCGGGGCGGGTCCACCTCCCTGGACCGGCTGGGCGGACTGGCCAAGATCGCTCCCCTGCTCGCGATCCTCTTCTTCATCCCCGCGATGAACCTGGGCGGCATTCCACCGCTGTCCGGTTTCCTCGGCAAGATCGGTCTGCTGCAGGCCGGTGTCGAGGTGGGCACTCCGCTCGCCTACACGCTGGTCGGCGCGTCGGTCATGACGAGCCTGCTGACGCTCTACGTCATCGCGCGGGTATGGAGCTACGCGTTCTGGCGCACCCCGGCCGAGGGCATGGTGGCCGAACCCGGAACCGTGCTGGACGACTCCGAGGCGGACGACTCCTCGACCGCGGCACTGGGCCCCTCGGAGGAGGCCGTGGGTCCGTCCTCCAGGCTGAGCGACACCACGACGGTGATCGCCCCCGTCGTGACATCCGTGGTGCTGCCCAAGAGCATGGTCGGTGCCACGATCGCGCTCGTCGGGTTCGGGCTCGCCATGACCGTGTTCGCCGGCCCCCTCATCGGTTACTCCTCCGAGGCGGCCGTGGAACTCCAAGCGCAGTGGCCCTACATCGAAGCGGTCCTGGGAGGCTCCCGATGA